The Vitis vinifera cultivar Pinot Noir 40024 chromosome 7, ASM3070453v1 genomic interval ttaataggtgtgtattagtcaattgaatatttatatattattcaattaacGAGTGTTTGTAAAAactaattattctttatattatgataacaaagtttttaattgtatgttttatatataaaacaatataatagctttaggatatggtttttatttatgagatattaaaaattattttttttacaaggttctttaaaaaatctcaatcttttttttaaaaaaaaaaatagcaaatttttaaataatcaattgtttaaaagtaataacaattttttcaagcTGATAAATGTATCGTTGATTGTCTATCGACCTatacttatcatcatgtatggGTCCCACATCATTTATCAAAATGTACTTATCATTATGTATGGATCCCACATCATTGacaatctcaatttatttataaataatatagaaaacatatttaagggtaaaattgttctctaaaaaaatgAGCTTTTATAGTCATTATTTTTTCCAACCCACCCTTTTGGGTAATTTTCCCTGTAATTATCTTGGCTCTTAAAAGACACAATTTCAAACTTGCTTTCCCATTATCTACCCAGGGACGTgaaaataataagtaaatttaATGGGAAATTGTCTTTTggcattttcatttaaaaaatcacaaaataattagaatttaatatatttttctattaaacatACCCTATAATATATAGGATACTACTTTTAATCATCCCAAAGACTATATTTGATTGGTGTACATATAAAacttgatttattttcaaaagattgTTATTTAAtggttattttcaaataaatgtaTGAAAACAcgttgttttttaaattttatcaagtaTACATTATAAGAAATTTTACTTTTCCCAACTGAAATACATTGtcaagtaaaattaaattatcaagtCATTTGATAATCCAATATATAATGGTTGACTTGataaaaaactataaacatGTATCAACGGATaaacattctttttctttttacaagtaaattatttttgtgaCAAAATATGTTAGTTGAACACATGcaatagttttaattcatcgtaataatatttttgttcaCATGTATTTATTGTTGTAATTACCGACAAAATAGGTGTGTTAATAATAGTAGATGTGTGTTAATTTACCGATAATGTAGGTGggttataaatttatgataatttaaaTCGCTGACAAGACTTAATTTTTTAGTAGTAATAGTTTTATCCTTATTGATAATATCTACAAAATTTAATTAGGTAAAAGTTTTAAAACTTATGGTCTAAAACCATTCAAGTGGACAATGCTTGATGTGTGTTCCCATCCATTCCACCAAAGATCCTTACAGTTATTACATGGACCTTTATAACAAGTGGTAGGTGAAGCCTATCGTATCCATTAATGGTATTTACTTTACAAATCTTATTCATTTTTGCATATATTCAATGATTTGATATAAGTATAGTGAATAGAGACAAATACATGGTATAGTATAATGGTACTTGTTGGTAATTATGACAAGGATGTGACGTATTGTCGTGATTTAGAGTTTAGAAGATCTTGGAAAAATAGTAAAAGGATATGTACAATGTACATGACTTGATTTAACATATTTATGATGGTTCTCTTGTCCCATTGTCAACTTTAGTGATAGCTTTTAATCGTAATTTTGGAGATATGATATGACTATATTCTTAGTATTGGTGACCTATTTTTGAAATAGCATCTTACTAATAATATTGAAGATGTAGTATTAGTATATCATTCTGGATTTCAAAGTAGAAGATCCTTTAAAGTGTATTGAAATGACACATGCATGACGACATTGTGTGTAATTATGATGGTGGTTTTGTAGAGTGCTATCAGATTTGGACTGTCCTAGAACCTACATTCAATTAGGGTTTACCGACAATGAATTACAGAATCTAGTAAATCAGTGTATTAAATATGGACCCACACTTTTGCAAGGATTATGAaacttctttccttctttttcttctacctTTCATCAAGCTTTGAAATAAAGATGCATTaaaatgattataatatattacaaATTATTGCAATGGGTAAAATATTGAACTTCTTTGTACTGGAAATAAGATGGATTTCTAggaatcatttaaaaaaaattaaataaataaaataaaattacttttatttccATTCCCAAATGCATAATTTCTGATAAGCGTGTGGACTTAGCTGAACACTTGGTGGTCAGCCCGTACTTTAGTTTCGTAGGCTAAGCCCAGCTTTGGGCTATAGGCTTGTAGCTTAGTGGAGCTTAGTCTAAACGCTGGTCCAAACTTGGATTCACACGGAACCAAAGGCTATATGGTTAGGTTGGTCTGGTCCAACCCAAAGTAGAAGTAACAGCCTAACAGGTCCACCAATTTACCGTCCCAACAATATGAGGCAGGGAACAATCTCCATCTTCAAAGTTGACAAATTCCAACACTAACCCACTGCAGTGGTTTGTGGGGCATAGTTAGGTGCAACCTTATTATCCAGATTTAACTAGGTGTTGTGTAATTGAACAATTCTAATATGGTGTCGGTTGAGGTCAAGCCAAATGGGTTCTATCTTCTTGTTCGCCATGCAAATAAATATGGCAGTCCCCACCAAGCCCACTACCACTGCCGCACCATCATATGGACCATTGAAGTGATGAAATGAAACCGAGGTGCTAGGTCCATCCTCCATGGTGATCACTTCAGACTACTGCTCACACCACTGATTTTTTAATGGTGATACAAATTAGGTACAATAGAGGTGGCCCTCACCCATGAATTTGGATCTACCCTTTTGATTTTCCCTGATTTTGAACCTGGGAAATGATGGAAGTGAGCAGGTAGTTGGTAGAATTTGGTAACAAGGCTAGAGGCATTTCATACCAAAAAGCTTCAACTTGCGGAGACATTCCTTTTCCATGAACTGCTGCCATTGATGACAAATCTGTAATGACCAAAAGTCTCGCTGCACGGGGTTCAACAATTCTAATTGTTGAACATGGAAGCAGAAAAGTGAAAGGCAAAAAGTTGACCACAAGAAAGAATTGGCCTTAATAAAAAGAAGTGAATGTATTATGTATGCGAAATAGGGTTATGGGGGGGGCTACACGCTCATAGACAGCGACTCTCCAAGAGGTCATATGGTtggcagaaaagaaaaggaaatcaaaggaaaatgtgttatattaatttcttcaaatcGATCTACATCTGAACTGAGCGTGCGTTGCTCAAAagaactcatttttaaaaacgaaAAAGTCTTGCCAACTGAGTGCAATGAAAAGAGCAATTGTTCATAAAATAATCCCAAGccaaagtttttttctttttttgtaagaTGGTCCAAAAAATCCCTGAGATATAAAGTAGAAaaccttaaaattttattgaaaggTTACAGGACCGATGTCGGCCGAAAGAGTATCTAAGATAGTTGGAGGGAGTCTTGAAGAGCAATCCTCATCATGACCAGAGGGAAGGGTTCAGACCCACATGGTTCCTTCCCATGTCGGACCCTTGCTCCATCAACATGGACCTGAGTCATGACTTGTTGTGCAATGCTGCAAATGCGTAGGCCCTCAATTATTCAAGCCATGCTCCGGCGCTTTGAGTTTGACCTCAACTGTAATCTCACGCTACTTTGCCTAACGAAATCTATTAACCAGCATTTTCTACGGTGAATGTGTACTCACCAGCCTAATCAAAGCCGACCTTCGTGTCATTCCGGGTTTTATGGCATATTACGGTTGAAAAAAGCAGGAAATAGGAGGATGATAGCTTTGACCTATAGACAATGTTTGATGACCATCGAACTGTTAATAGCCTAGCATGTAGCCCCCCGGTTGCTTTCAAACATGACTCATGAAACCACATTTATAAAAGAACACAAACTGAATTCTTTTATTACCATTATTATATCCATAAATTGAAAGCTCaacagaaaaataaactaaaaaatgatGACAGGTCGACACTGTGTGTAGGCTATACTTGACATGTGTCTTTTGGAAGCTTAAAATTGTGGGTACACATACGGATATTATGATAGAAGGAGTGATGGTGAGGGAAGCAATGGagtgataataaaaattaagtattaagggAGGGTGGGGATGACGGTAATGATCGGAGCATCAAAAGATTAGTTGTAGGGACAGCGATACTCATCATTTAATAGAGCAGCCCAAATTTCAGGCAACAATGAATGATGCGAAGACTACCATGAGAGATACTTCTCATCATTCATCAATTGCAAACACCAATCATGATGGCGTGTccctaaataaataaacaatgttACTTTCAAGGCCGTGAATCTGGACCGTCCATTGGGCAACTCAACCTAAGATATGTTCCATTATTGTAAAGTAGAATATCTGCCTTTTTGGATGGTTTAGAATTTTATCAAACAGGTGGTGGGTCATGAAATGGAAGGTCCccataatgagattttgagaaaaaagaagaagcggGAGGGACATTGGGACATCACGTGGGGTGTGACCCACCGGTACCCCAAAAGTGGGAGCATCTCACGCGTCCACAGCCACTCTATTTCTCCGGCTCACAACCCCCTCCATTCCTTACTTTCTCTACACGCTTCTCACCACCTCCCCCccttttcttaacttttttttttttcttcccttgcTCTCTCAACCAAACAGAAACACAGAATTACAGACATTTACACGTGACCCAACCTCTCTCTATCCCCCTATAATCATAACCACCAACTGATTTATTATTATCTCTTTTTGCTTCTTGCTTAAGGATTCTTAGAAAAGCATGATTATCACATAAACTCACTAGTCATATCCATATCGGGAGATTGCATTTGGCCCCAGATAGGATTTGGTTGCCTGACTTCCAAGCCACCcatggtttttcttcttcctttgttGGTCCTGTTGAAACTGAGGTGGTGGTCTATTGCTTAATAGCTGAGGGCCAAAAGTTTTCCAGACTGAGGCGATTCATGATCATCACTTCCTAATTTAATCTATAGAGTTCCCTCATTCTTAAACTGCTTTTCTGGTCTATGATAATCTACATAAAATCAAAGGTTTTTTTAGTTATCCAGAAAccaaaaagagaatgaaagaaatggGTGAAATGAACAATAAATAAAGCAATCCGTTCATAGATATCTATACTGTTTATTGAtttacaaacatatatatatatgatatataaaaagaGAACGAGATTGATTAGTAAATTCTATTTTCTACAAATTAATTACATTAATCTTCTACTAGAAGCCCTTAACCAAAAAAAAGAGGGGTTGTGGGAGTCTCCTTTTTCTAATCCTAACAACTTAGCAGGCAGCAGAAGGATTGGTGAAGGGATTGTAGAAGTGGGGCTTAGGAGCCATTGTAAATGGGCTTTTGGAAGCGCCGTCGGTGACGCCCCCGATCCTCTCACACGAGGGGCACATGGTGAGGGTGGCCGCCGGCAGCTGCATGTACAAGGGCTGCGCTAGTTTCAGTGCTTTCAGTTCTTGTAGCTCCTTCTGCAGTCTTCTATTTTCATCTGTTAGTGATTCGCAGCACTTCTTCAAGAATTCGCAGTCTACTTCAGTTTGCTTCAGCTTTGTCCTGTAAATCAATAAGGGCTACATCAAATTATGGAAAACCAGACAACCTAAAGTATTTGAGATTTTGGAAGGGTCCAAAGTGGTATGTATCATTGGCCTTTTCTTTTGGTAGAAGTACTTTTTCAGgggtttttttctcttgttttgtttttgggaATTGAAGTAGAGAATGCGAACCTGGCTCTCCTGTTCTGGAACCATACTTCAACTTGTCGAGGTCGTAGATTTAATTGCTTTGCTAAAGCttgcttttgcttctgcttcaatTAAGAAAACAGCCATAAGTTTTAATCCTTTGTACAGCTCATAAACGAATACCCACAATAACAGAAAGCGATTGAGAAACAGAGAGGGAGAGATTACTGGATTAAGAGTGCTGTGTTGTTTGAAGCTTTCCTCTAAAAGAGCAGATTGTTCTTTGGTGAGCCTTAGTTTCTTCCTCCCATTGCttccatcttcatcttcatcgcTGACTCTTGAAGAAAGTCTCTCAATCTCTACCTCCTCACTGCCGAGATCTCTCTCCCTCTTGACACTAGCATTCGAGAAGGAAGAAACCGTGCTGTGAGGAGAAGGTTGACGATACAAATCAGCAGCAGCCTCCTCACAAACCTTATTCATATCCATCTTCCCGGTCACTTGATAAGTCTCACCAGAGAGACTCAACGTCAGAGACGGCTCAAAACTTGTAGGCGCGGCGGCCAAAGGACCGAACCTCAAGCAGGTCTTCTTGGACCTCTGATCATGATCGGTAGTAGTACATGGCTTTAATGGAGTCTGATCAAGGGCGGCTGCTGTTGCTGTAAAACCCAACCCCAGCACAAGACCTGTGTTACAGCCATCATCGAAACCCATTTGGGTAataaggagaaggagaaggaggagGAGGGGGATATATAATGgtagaagaaagaaatggagGAGAAGAGTAGGTCTTGCAAGAAATGAGGTGCATAAGAAGGGAGACTTTGTAGGGGGTGAGGGGGCGTTGGGTGGGTGGGTGGCTATGATTATTAatcaaaagaaagaatgagTAGAGAAACGAATCTGGTGTGGAGAATTATGAAAGTCCCTCTATCCTCTCTCTGCATAGGTTGACCATTTGAACCCCACTACTGTTATCTCCAtcataaaacaaacaaacaaggaAACTacctctatctctctctctccctctctccccgctctctctctctctcacttttCTCCATAGAATACTAGAATCAATGTACAGGATAGATGAATACGTGGATTCACATGGCAGTGGGAAACACATCAAGAGAATGATTCGCCCCTCATTCGCCACCCATTAACGTACCAAATTTAACTATTACCACTTACTTTTCCTTTGCTTCTTTTGGGTATTCAGTTTTACTTTACATATGCATCAATTATTGGCCGACTTTTGCTTTCTTTAACTCCTGTCCCTGccgcatcatctttgagttttCAGATTTCTCCGCTATTAGTTTTTGCGTTCATCCAAAGATGAAGTGGAGATTAGAGGGTTAACCATCTTGAAAAATTCTGATCAACAGGGGACCCATGATTGGATAACCCCATAAGTTTCTTGTCCACTTTATAGCAGACCACATGAACTGTCCCCCACTCCATGCCTGCTTCAACTAGCTAGAGAGATGGGGAGGGCCTTATGCTACCTTGCTTGCCATTTTTTCCATCTCTAAATTAATGGGGATGGTAGCtagtttttttccttctcaatGCGGAGATGAGATAGAGATGTGCACTATCTAGAATTCTATGAGCCATGGCTCCTAGCTTCTTTGCCCCTGTTTGTTGTGTAGGAAAAGATTAAAAAGCGGAAAAGGAAAGTAGGTAGAAGACACCACTGGAGTTTCAAAGAGTTATAATGGTGCCAGAATATGATTCATCAACAAGAATCCGGATCTTTGCTTAACTAGAAAGTTGATAGGGAGTGTTTTTGGACCTACtgctctctctccctctctacATGTATTAACCCATTCAATAATGCTTTGTCGGCTACGCTGATGAGAAGTTAGGTCACCCATACAACATGATAACCCTAAATTATTACTTGCAAACATAACACCATCATGCACTTCCTTTTTTggtttaaatatattattactCCCTCCTCAGATAGGAATAATACCTCTTTGGGCATTGATGGTCCTCCTCACCTCTCTTCTCCATCCTCCTTCGGAAAGCTCTGCTACACCTGTTTTGACAGCTTATATATTATAGCTTCCACGACTAATGCCACTATTATTATTCTGCTGTTAGTTCCCGTTTGAAATTGGATCTGTTGCAACTTCttctttaattaatattttcagattcagaaaataaaaatttgcgCCCCatctatacatatatatgatCGACTACTGGTATCTGATACACTTTAGCTTCCTTGCTCATGTGGCCTGCAATTCTGTCTTCAGTGGGCATGCATGCCACCTAATCCCTCATTTTAAAACTCTAAAagtgatggtgatgatgattaTTCTTTTGTATTCCTCATAATGCACCTACACTATTATATTTTATGCTTTACGGATGAAAAGAAAAGTAAGATTGCACGTGTGGCAGCAGGCTGAGGCCAGTGATATAAGAAACGAGAAAGCGTGGCCATGGCAGGCTTCGTGTATTTTCTTGAGGTcccatcatatatatatatatcatgttaGTATTTGTGTTTCCCCATGAAATTTAGGATGAGTAAGTTTGAAGACTTattcttttttgttctttttcttctcaagACTTATTCTAGCTTTAATGTGACCAAATGCAAAgcattttattcaaaaaaataaaaaataaaatctgcaATTTATGAAATGATTGTAAACGAAAATCGTCTATACGCTATacttttttctcctttcaatCAATCTTTAGAAAGAAGACTTCCATGATTATCAATGATCTGTACAAGTCTTTGTCCTGAACCCCAGAAGTCGCACTAGACAAAGATTCAATCAACCGTAATGATCAAAACCAGGTCAAAATCAAGGCTACCAGTTTTTCTACCcgccatttttaaaattttccaccTTTTAGAAATTCTCGACTTTCCTTTCCCGGTCTGAATTAAACAATCGACAGGATGGGCTCAAGACTCCCATTGGCCTAATTTGGACTCGTTAGATTGAAAttgaatctaaaaaaataaagtagaaacggaaaaaaaaaatgttgtgaTTGTTATCTTCATGATTATAGAGGTAAGATATTTTATAGAAAGCATTATCTAAAGATACTGTCGGTGAGTGGCAAAGTACGAAAAGAAAGTAGATAGGCATTGACTTTGACGGGGTTTGAGAAACGAGCAcactataaaattaaatataaggcGTGATCTCCTCACTAACTTTAAGTCCGAAGAGATGATTGGGAACGATTACAAATTCATTAAACCAAATCAAACTTCCCTTTAATTAATCAAATCCAGAAATCTCATCCATACATAAGAACAAATTAAGTGACATAAACCCTATAAAGAAATGGTGGGTGTAATGTGAACAGCCCTGAATAGTTGATAAAAGCAACCCAGACCCACCTGTGATGATGATGTGTTGTGAGAAGAGAAGTGACAAGTGGGGGAAGAGGGAGGAGGACACTAGGGCCCTATCAATGATTTGGTATGATGGGTATTTGATTCCATGGGGTTTGATGATTATGGAGCGTAGAAGTTGGCAATGATGGAGGAGGGAGTTGGGGGAATTTGGGATAAGGTTTTGTGATGTTTTTCCTTCCTGCCTTTAAGGCCAGCCGACCATGTTGCTTAGGTGttcattatataattttatgtgGTGCTGTGCTCTTTTGGGTTTTAGCTTTTACTCGTCCCTCTCCATACCAACCGTCCTAATCAAGGAAACCTAGACCTTTTGTCTATATTCTTCACTGAATTCACCATTCTAGCCCCACGCCCCTCTCTCTGTGACTCTGTGGTTCACACCCTCATCTCACTGGCTCACACTACTCTCACGCGCCTTGGAAACCTCTGCATTGCTTTACCACATTCTATGTATGTATGCGTGATCAATTCATTATGCCGCTGATTtggataattgatttttttctcttattaaaTAGAGAATACGGCTATGAGGCGAGTCCTTTCCACGTGGGTCCTTcccattcctttatgcatttcttTGTGGATTTTCATTAGACCATGTTTCAGTGACAAATTTCAtgttctctttttttaaaaaaaagagaagtaaTCTAGATTGTTAGGAATTGGGAGAGAGATaatgcataaaaataatttatagttaaaaaaggaaaaaggaatgagcttgCTTGGGAATTAAGGTTGAGGAGCATATatgatatgaaagaaaattacagAGAGAGCTGATGATAAGGTTGGGCTTTATGTTTCTAAAATGGGCTttgaaaagaaagaggaaaggGGTAATGTTGTATTTTGCACCATGTAGATCATGATGTGCCCTCCTTCTAGGAAAAGAGTATAAACTTTAAAGAGGGGGGGAAAATGTACATGAACAAGTGGCCTGacgaaataaataatcaaatccATGTGATAGAGAGAATAGAATACAAAACTCATGTGATGAGTGATGAGAAAGAGGTTTGAATTTAGTAGGAGGCGGAGGAGAAAATAAATGGGTTTGGTGTTGGACAACAAGGGTCTAGTCAGATAAATATATCGAGTTTGATTTTTTCAGAAGAGGAGAGCATTAGAGCATCACCAAAGCACCGACTTCCAATAAAGCAAGGCTTTAGCTTGCCCCACTCAGACACTCTTTTCCTTGGTAAGACTTTGTTGGATGAAGCTTTTTAGTGGAAGCATCATGTTTGCGTTTAAAAGTAGAGAAAGGGGAGACCCATGTCACCCCCACTATGGTGACTGACTTTCCATCATCTAGAGAAGGAGATGGAGGAGGTGGACCCACACTCAAACAATTGGAAGTGGGGGGTTGTAAGCATACCCAAAATTTGACTTGGTGGTTGGGGGTAAGAGGCAGAAACAGTTGAAGTGTTGCCGGCTAAATTGTTGGCACAAAGTTAAGGCAATAGGGCCCCAATTAAGGACCATCCAATAGAGGCTTCTTCTGCAAATGGGGTTCCGGACTAAGTCTCATTTCCACACATGGGCTGCTGTTGTTGGTGGAGCAACATGCCTGGGGAGGTGTATTCATGTCAAAGCCCACATGGCCATGATGAGTACGAACGCCTAGACTATCAATTGAAGAATCTAGTcgtattaatttgaaattatgcGGTCTATTCAGGTTGCTTGTACCATAATTTTTTAACTCTAGCTGAGTGGTTGCTATCTGACTCCAAATCACCACCTGTTTTTGGGCATGAATCCATGGCTATGGGAGGCCATAAAGGCAAATTCAATTTAGGCTAAGAAAGAGTATGATCTCTCATGGTGTGAGTTTTATGGACAAGTCTTCagtgatataaaaaataaaaaacaaaaaaatcccaATCCTAGACCTGCCCTATATCTTCTTATGACTCCATGAGTAGTTAGGTGATGATCTAGCTTGTCCCACAAGTCTGGTTGGACCAAATGGGTAGAGGGCTTGTGACTTGAGAGCACCCAATTAGGTTTCCATTACTTTCCTGTCATGGGTCAAGCCTTGATTTGAATGGCATGGAGATGGCTCTTACACATACCTGGAAAAAAGAATGGTTAACCTAATCactaattaaagttaaatatgcTTAGAATGCACTTTGTTCACCCAAAAAAAGATCATAAATCCAGGCCGACTGGTGGCCTTAAAAAGGTTGTGATGATTATCCTATTATGCAACAACTTTCTTTTGTAAAActcacaaaaatttgaaaaggatTTGTCCTGGACAGCAAGGCCCTAAACCCGTATGACATGTTGCTTTACAACATGTCTATGTAaagttttcaatttctaaaagaTACAAAGGGCCCCTCGTTGCTTCCTGTTTTGTCCCAAAGTAAACCCATTCTATCTTAATTTTCATGGCTTTTGACCCTTATCAAATTCATTCTTTACAACTTTTTCCCATCTTTCACATTATTCTCACCTAAGGATCTCATTACCACTAGCCTCCCAACATATTCCTAACAATCTTGGAATTTCGAATAACCATTTATAGTGGAATGTGTCACTGTCCTCTATACCTAAAAAAATGTAATCCCGAACCGTTTCCTAAGGCCATTGGTTGATTGTGGTAGTTCTCCTACTTCCCATTCCTTTTATAATTCAAAGGGTGCAAGATGACCATACAGTTGACATATTCTATCAGCGTGGGAATGCCAAGCATCCTTCCttgatttgttaaaaaattgtACCTAACTTTAGCCAAGAAATCAGGAGTAGCAAGAGCTTAATTGAAAGCTTGCAGAGTTGTTGGTCCAGGTCAAGGCCACATGTTGTACTGTGTATGCTACGTTCTTCCAAAAATATACGGACtgctactttattttttttcaagggaaAAGAACAGCAAAATTGGCCGTATGAAAAACCTACATGGCGAGACAAGCAGCCATGCATGGTAAAATGTTACAGAATGGTCTCCAAATCCTTCGTTTTTGTCATGGTCCAAGCAGGCGAAAGAGATCTAGaaggattttttctttttcttttttttaaggataaaaaaaaaatgactcttgtTTGGTCAAAAAC includes:
- the LOC100267724 gene encoding homeobox-leucine zipper protein HAT22 isoform X2, which produces MGFDDGCNTGLVLGLGFTATAAALDQTPLKPCTTTDHDQRSKKTCLRFGPLAAAPTSFEPSLTLSLSGETYQVTGKMDMNKVCEEAAADLYRQPSPHSTVSSFSNASVKRERDLGSEEVEIERLSSRVSDEDEDGSNGRKKLRLTKEQSALLEESFKQHSTLNPKQKQALAKQLNLRPRQVEVWFQNRRARTKLKQTEVDCEFLKKCCESLTDENRRLQKELQELKALKLAQPLYMQLPAATLTMCPSCERIGGVTDGASKSPFTMAPKPHFYNPFTNPSAAC
- the LOC100267724 gene encoding homeobox-leucine zipper protein HAT22 isoform X1; its protein translation is MGFDDGCNTGLVLGLGFTATAAALDQTPLKPCTTTDHDQRSKKTCLRFGPLAAAPTSFEPSLTLSLSGETYQVTGKMDMNKVCEEAAADLYRQPSPHSTVSSFSNASVKRERDLGSEEVEIERLSSRVSDEDEDGSNGRKKLRLTKEQSALLEESFKQHSTLNPQKQKQALAKQLNLRPRQVEVWFQNRRARTKLKQTEVDCEFLKKCCESLTDENRRLQKELQELKALKLAQPLYMQLPAATLTMCPSCERIGGVTDGASKSPFTMAPKPHFYNPFTNPSAAC